In the genome of Telluria beijingensis, one region contains:
- the hutU gene encoding urocanate hydratase has translation MSQDTRHLDDPRFDPTRVIQAPRGTQLSCKSWLTEAAYRMIQNNLDAEVAENPQHLVVYGGIGRAARNWACYDQILASLRTLEDDQTLLIQSGKPVGVFQTHPDAPRVLLANSNLVPKWADWEHFNELDRKGLFMYGQMTAGSWIYIGTQGIVQGTYETFAEAGRQHFGGDMAGRWVLTAGLGGMGGAQPLAATFAGAVSLTVECQQSSIDFRLRTRYLDKQARDVDEALVMIRQHKDAREAISIGLLGNAAEVLPELVRRAKEGGLVPDLVTDQTSAHDLINGYLPIGWTVEQWKAAQQDPAQHARLKAEAAASCAQHVRAILDFKALGAYAVDYGNNIRQVAKDEGVQDAFDFPGFVPAYIRPQFCEGRGPFRWVALSGDPEDIYKTDAKIKELFPHDARVHRWLDMARDRIAFQGLPARICWLGLGERHLAGLAFNEMVRTGELKAPVVIGRDHLDTGSVASPNRETEAMRDGTDAVSDWPLLNALLNTAGGATWVSLHHGGGVGMGYSQHSGVVIVADGTEAAAKRLARVLVNDSGSGVMRHADAGYESAIDCAKRNGLNLPMIK, from the coding sequence ATGTCCCAAGATACCCGTCACCTCGACGACCCCCGTTTCGACCCGACCCGTGTGATCCAGGCCCCGCGCGGCACCCAGCTCAGCTGCAAGAGCTGGCTGACCGAAGCCGCCTACCGCATGATCCAGAACAACCTCGACGCCGAGGTCGCGGAGAACCCGCAGCACCTGGTGGTCTACGGCGGCATCGGCCGCGCCGCCCGCAACTGGGCGTGCTACGACCAGATCCTGGCCTCGCTGCGCACGCTCGAGGATGACCAGACGCTGCTGATCCAGTCCGGCAAGCCGGTCGGCGTGTTCCAGACCCACCCCGACGCGCCGCGCGTGCTGCTGGCGAACTCGAACCTGGTGCCGAAATGGGCCGATTGGGAACACTTCAACGAACTCGATCGCAAGGGCCTGTTCATGTACGGCCAGATGACGGCCGGCAGCTGGATCTATATCGGTACCCAGGGCATCGTGCAGGGCACCTACGAAACCTTCGCCGAGGCCGGCCGCCAGCACTTCGGCGGCGATATGGCCGGCCGCTGGGTCTTGACCGCGGGCCTGGGCGGCATGGGCGGCGCCCAGCCGCTGGCCGCCACCTTCGCCGGCGCCGTCTCGCTGACCGTCGAGTGCCAGCAGAGCAGCATCGACTTCCGCCTGCGCACCCGCTACCTCGACAAGCAGGCGCGCGACGTCGACGAGGCCCTCGTCATGATCCGCCAGCACAAGGACGCGCGCGAGGCCATCTCGATCGGCCTGCTCGGCAATGCGGCCGAGGTGCTGCCCGAACTCGTGCGCCGCGCGAAAGAGGGCGGCCTGGTGCCCGACCTGGTCACCGACCAGACCTCGGCCCACGACCTGATCAACGGCTACCTGCCGATCGGCTGGACGGTCGAACAGTGGAAGGCGGCGCAGCAGGACCCGGCGCAGCACGCGCGCCTGAAGGCGGAAGCCGCGGCGTCGTGCGCGCAACACGTGCGCGCCATCCTCGACTTCAAGGCCTTGGGGGCGTATGCCGTCGACTACGGCAACAATATCCGCCAGGTGGCCAAGGACGAGGGCGTACAGGATGCCTTCGACTTCCCGGGCTTCGTGCCGGCGTATATCCGGCCGCAGTTCTGCGAGGGCCGCGGCCCGTTCCGCTGGGTGGCGCTGTCGGGCGACCCGGAAGACATCTATAAAACGGACGCGAAAATCAAGGAACTGTTCCCGCACGACGCGCGCGTGCACCGCTGGCTCGACATGGCGCGCGACCGCATCGCCTTCCAGGGCCTGCCGGCGCGCATCTGCTGGCTGGGCCTGGGCGAGCGCCACCTGGCCGGCCTGGCGTTCAACGAGATGGTGCGCACGGGCGAACTGAAGGCGCCGGTCGTGATCGGCCGCGACCACCTCGATACCGGCTCGGTGGCCAGTCCCAACCGAGAGACCGAGGCCATGCGCGACGGCACCGATGCGGTCTCCGACTGGCCGCTGCTGAACGCCCTGCTCAACACGGCCGGCGGCGCCACCTGGGTCTCGCTGCACCATGGCGGCGGCGTGGGCATGGGGTACTCGCAGCATTCGGGCGTGGTGATCGTGGCCGACGGCACCGAGGCGGCGGCCAAGCGCCTGGCGCGGGTGCTGGTGAACGACAGCGGCTCGGGCGTGATGCGCCATGCCGACGCCGGCTATGAGAGCGCCATCGACTGCGCCAAGCGCAATGGCCTGAATCTCCCAATGATCAAGTAA
- the hutH gene encoding histidine ammonia-lyase, whose translation MTDTKHFTLQPGQMLLSDLRAVWAERQPLVLAASAWDAIAASCATVDAIVAKGDPAYGINTGFGILAKAHIPNDQLATLQRNLILSHAVGTGELLSDTIVRLILLTKIGSLARGYSGVRPAIVETLIALYNANIMPAIPSQGSVGASGDLAPLAHMTLAMLGVGQVRHNGVLVDAADALRAAGIEPVTLAAKEGLALINGTQVSTALALHGLFMAERLLEAAMVTGSLSVDAARGSDAPFDARIHAVRGQPGQIAAANIYRELVAGSAIRASHLVGDERVQDPYSLRCQPQVMGAVMDLIANAGRTLLIEANAVTDNPLLFEGGEIISGGNFHAEPVAFAADTLALAIAEIGALAERRIALLIDANLSGLPAFLVREPGLNSGFMIAHVTAAALASENKSLAHPASVDSLPTSANQEDHVSMATFAARRLDQMAHNTAVIVGIELLAAAQGIEFHRPLKSSQTLESVHAQLREQVAPYDADRFFAPDIEAARKLVVDGALSASCKALFTVLHP comes from the coding sequence ATGACCGACACCAAACACTTCACCCTGCAACCGGGCCAGATGCTCTTGTCCGACCTGCGCGCGGTCTGGGCCGAGCGCCAGCCGCTGGTCCTGGCCGCCAGCGCCTGGGACGCCATCGCCGCGTCCTGCGCCACGGTCGACGCCATCGTCGCCAAGGGCGACCCGGCCTACGGCATCAATACCGGCTTCGGCATCCTGGCCAAGGCCCATATTCCGAACGACCAGCTGGCGACCCTGCAGCGCAACCTGATCCTGTCGCATGCGGTCGGCACCGGCGAACTGCTGTCGGACACCATCGTGCGCCTGATCCTGCTGACCAAGATCGGCAGCCTGGCGCGCGGCTACTCGGGCGTGCGTCCGGCGATCGTCGAAACCCTGATTGCCCTGTACAACGCCAACATCATGCCGGCGATTCCATCCCAGGGCTCGGTCGGCGCCTCGGGCGACCTGGCGCCGCTGGCCCATATGACGCTGGCGATGCTGGGCGTGGGCCAGGTGCGCCACAATGGCGTGCTGGTAGACGCCGCCGACGCCTTGCGCGCGGCCGGCATCGAGCCAGTCACGCTGGCGGCGAAAGAGGGCCTGGCCCTGATCAACGGCACGCAGGTGTCGACCGCGCTGGCCCTGCACGGCCTGTTCATGGCCGAGCGCCTGCTCGAAGCGGCGATGGTCACCGGCTCGCTGTCGGTCGACGCGGCGCGCGGCAGCGATGCGCCGTTCGATGCGCGCATCCACGCGGTGCGCGGCCAGCCGGGCCAGATCGCGGCAGCAAACATCTACCGCGAACTGGTGGCCGGCAGCGCCATCCGCGCCTCGCACCTGGTCGGCGACGAGCGCGTGCAAGACCCGTACAGCCTGCGCTGCCAGCCGCAGGTGATGGGCGCCGTGATGGACCTGATCGCCAATGCCGGCCGCACGCTGCTGATCGAAGCGAATGCCGTGACCGACAACCCGCTGCTGTTCGAGGGTGGCGAAATCATTTCTGGCGGCAACTTCCACGCCGAGCCGGTGGCCTTCGCCGCCGACACGCTGGCGCTGGCGATCGCCGAGATCGGCGCGCTGGCCGAGCGCCGCATCGCGCTGCTGATCGACGCCAACCTGTCCGGCCTGCCGGCCTTCCTGGTGCGCGAGCCGGGCCTGAACTCGGGCTTCATGATCGCCCACGTGACGGCCGCCGCGCTGGCGTCCGAGAACAAGTCGCTGGCCCATCCGGCCAGCGTCGACAGCTTGCCGACCTCGGCCAACCAGGAAGACCACGTGAGCATGGCGACCTTCGCTGCGCGCCGTCTCGACCAGATGGCGCACAATACGGCGGTCATCGTCGGGATCGAGCTGCTGGCGGCGGCGCAGGGGATCGAGTTCCATCGTCCCTTGAAGAGCTCGCAGACGCTGGAATCGGTGCATGCCCAGTTGCGCGAGCAGGTCGCTCCCTACGATGCCGACCGCTTCTTCGCGCCCGATATCGAAGCCGCGCGCAAGCTGGTGGTCGACGGCGCGCTGTCGGCATCGTGCAAGGCGTTGTTCACCGTGCTGCACCCGTAA
- the hutG gene encoding N-formylglutamate deformylase → MEFRFKAGRLPMLVSMPHAGVDIPDEVAATLAPCAQARADTDWHLPELYGFLDEMGISTLSARWSRYLIDLNRPPENTNLYPGLDTTGLCPLDTFGRERLYRDGMEPDQAEVQRRLDRYWRPYHAQLRAELDRLKAEHGRVVLWEAHSIASIVPRFFEGKLPDLNFGTAEGKSCAPGLEQAILGVARAQDRYSIALNGRFKGGHITRHYGQPSNGVHAIQLEKCQCLYMDETPPFAYRPEVAGELQPLLRDMIGAAVDWVRA, encoded by the coding sequence ATGGAGTTCCGGTTCAAGGCAGGCAGGCTTCCCATGCTGGTATCGATGCCGCATGCGGGCGTCGATATTCCCGACGAGGTGGCGGCGACCCTGGCGCCCTGCGCCCAGGCGCGCGCCGACACCGACTGGCATTTGCCGGAACTGTACGGCTTCCTCGACGAGATGGGCATCTCGACCCTGTCGGCGCGCTGGTCGCGCTACCTGATCGACCTGAACCGCCCGCCCGAGAACACCAACCTGTACCCGGGCCTGGACACCACCGGCCTGTGCCCGCTCGATACCTTCGGGCGCGAGCGCCTGTACCGGGACGGCATGGAACCTGACCAGGCGGAGGTGCAGCGGCGCCTGGACCGCTACTGGCGTCCCTATCACGCGCAGTTGCGCGCCGAACTCGATCGCCTGAAGGCCGAACATGGCCGCGTGGTGCTGTGGGAAGCGCATTCGATCGCCTCGATCGTGCCGCGCTTCTTCGAGGGCAAGCTGCCGGACCTGAACTTCGGCACCGCCGAGGGTAAATCCTGCGCGCCGGGGCTGGAGCAGGCGATCCTGGGCGTCGCGCGCGCCCAGGACCGATATTCCATCGCCCTGAACGGCCGCTTCAAGGGCGGCCACATCACGCGCCACTACGGCCAGCCATCAAATGGCGTGCACGCGATCCAGCTCGAGAAATGCCAGTGCCTGTACATGGACGAGACGCCGCCGTTCGCCTACCGGCCCGAGGTCGCCGGCGAGCTGCAACCGCTGCTGCGCGACATGATTGGCGCCGCGGTGGACTGGGTGCGTGCATGA
- a CDS encoding formimidoylglutamate deiminase: MTTALFARHALLPGGWQRDVLLEWDAHGDLTRVAPGAAASSEVRQAHYVLPGMVNLHSHAFQRAIGGLTEIAGDGPDSFWTWRDLMYRFAARITPEQIEAIAAQLFAECLRHGYTSVCEFHYLQRDVDGGSYARPAEMAERVAAAGAATGMGLTLLPVLYSHAGFGEQPLKPAQARFRTNVDEVLGIVEALGPLRNGQLEVGAAPHSLRAATIDQIRALASGLPPDRPLHIHIAEQQGEVQQCLDHVGRRPVEYLMDHVALDARWCLVHATHLDEAETAALARSGAVAGLCPTTEANLGDGLFPLAPFIEAGGRFGIGSDSHVSQSPVEELRWLEYGQRLLHQQRNVAHTRAQRHVGDYLWRAALEGGAHAAGRRVGLLEAGRRADLLVLDDAHPNLDGVNEAEVLGRVVFCGNDNLVRDVLCGGRWVVEDGRHVAQEEIARRYRQALRDLRAVTS, translated from the coding sequence ATGACAACAGCCCTGTTCGCGCGCCATGCGCTGCTGCCCGGGGGCTGGCAGCGTGACGTGCTGCTTGAGTGGGATGCGCACGGCGATTTGACCCGGGTCGCACCCGGTGCAGCAGCGTCGTCTGAAGTGAGGCAAGCGCACTACGTCCTGCCCGGCATGGTCAACCTGCATTCGCACGCCTTCCAGCGCGCAATAGGCGGCCTGACCGAGATCGCCGGCGATGGCCCGGACAGCTTCTGGACCTGGCGCGACCTGATGTACCGCTTCGCCGCCCGCATCACGCCCGAGCAGATCGAAGCCATCGCGGCCCAGCTGTTCGCCGAATGCCTGCGCCACGGCTATACCTCGGTCTGCGAATTCCACTACCTGCAGCGCGACGTGGATGGCGGCAGCTATGCGCGGCCGGCCGAGATGGCCGAGCGGGTGGCCGCGGCGGGCGCGGCGACCGGCATGGGGTTGACCCTGCTGCCGGTGCTGTACAGCCATGCTGGCTTCGGGGAGCAGCCCCTGAAGCCAGCGCAGGCGCGCTTCCGTACCAATGTGGACGAGGTGCTGGGCATCGTCGAGGCCTTGGGCCCGCTGCGCAATGGCCAGCTCGAAGTCGGCGCCGCGCCGCATTCGCTGCGCGCGGCCACGATCGACCAGATCCGGGCGCTGGCGAGCGGCCTGCCGCCGGATCGCCCGCTGCACATCCATATCGCCGAGCAGCAGGGCGAGGTGCAGCAGTGCCTGGACCATGTCGGACGGCGTCCGGTCGAGTACCTGATGGACCATGTCGCACTCGATGCGCGCTGGTGCCTGGTCCATGCGACCCACCTGGACGAAGCCGAGACAGCCGCACTGGCGCGCAGCGGCGCCGTGGCCGGCCTGTGCCCGACCACCGAAGCCAACCTGGGCGACGGCCTGTTCCCGCTGGCGCCCTTCATCGAGGCGGGTGGGCGCTTCGGCATCGGCAGCGACAGCCATGTGTCGCAAAGCCCGGTGGAAGAATTGCGCTGGCTCGAATACGGCCAGCGCCTGCTGCACCAGCAGCGCAATGTGGCGCACACCCGCGCACAACGGCACGTCGGCGACTACCTGTGGCGGGCCGCGCTGGAAGGCGGCGCCCATGCTGCGGGCCGGCGCGTGGGCCTGCTCGAGGCCGGCCGGCGCGCCGACCTGCTGGTGCTGGACGACGCTCATCCGAACCTGGATGGCGTGAACGAGGCCGAAGTGCTCGGACGTGTTGTATTCTGTGGCAACGACAACCTGGTGCGCGACGTGCTGTGCGGTGGCCGCTGGGTCGTGGAAGACGGGCGCCACGTGGCGCAGGAGGAGATCGCCCGGCGCTACCGCCAGGCGCTCAGGGATTTGCGCGCAGTGACCTCATAG
- a CDS encoding HutD family protein, translating to MTVLIPFAGLSPVPWKNGGGSTTEIAIGPQEAGFDDFDWRVSLATIAEDGAFSQFPGVDRTLALVDGHGMTLQIDGEPALISDAEPVVAFDGASEVSARLNRGPTLDFNVMSRSERCWHQFGRRRLSGDSTFVARAEVTILFLAEGDSLQLASDDERVGLVRYDAVILDQGTVWSLEAGQATIFIVDVHYYSEDDDEAMYD from the coding sequence ATGACTGTCTTGATTCCGTTTGCAGGTTTGTCCCCGGTGCCATGGAAGAATGGCGGCGGCAGCACGACCGAAATCGCGATCGGCCCGCAAGAGGCGGGCTTCGACGATTTCGACTGGCGCGTCAGCCTGGCAACCATCGCCGAGGACGGCGCGTTCTCGCAGTTCCCGGGCGTGGACCGCACGCTGGCGCTGGTCGACGGCCACGGCATGACCTTGCAGATCGATGGCGAGCCGGCCCTGATCAGCGATGCCGAACCGGTGGTCGCCTTCGACGGCGCGTCCGAGGTGAGCGCGCGGCTCAATCGCGGCCCGACCCTGGACTTCAACGTCATGTCGCGCAGCGAGCGTTGCTGGCACCAGTTCGGCCGGCGTCGCCTGAGCGGCGACTCCACCTTCGTCGCGCGCGCCGAGGTGACGATCCTGTTCCTGGCCGAGGGCGACAGCCTGCAACTGGCCAGCGACGACGAGCGCGTCGGCCTGGTGCGCTACGACGCCGTGATCCTCGACCAGGGCACGGTGTGGTCGCTGGAAGCGGGGCAGGCCACGATCTTCATCGTCGACGTCCATTACTATTCAGAGGACGACGACGAGGCGATGTATGACTGA
- the hutI gene encoding imidazolonepropionase, whose amino-acid sequence MTELLFTNVHLATMEDGYGELPDAALAVKDGRIAWIGKRADAPPASQVHDCGGAWMTPGLVDCHTHVVHAGNRSNEWEARLNGATYEDIARQGGGIMSTVRATREASVEQLVAASLPRVRALLAEGVTTLEIKSGYGLELKAEERMLRAARRIGELLPVRVATTFLGAHALPPEFAGRQDDYVLEVCERMLPALAGQGLVDAVDAFCERIGFTAAQTERVFEAARKLDLPLKLHAEQLSDQGGAELVARYEGLSADHLEHLSPQGIAAMADAGTVAVLLPGAYYFLRETVMPPIAALREAGVPMAVATDCNPGTSPMTSLLLAMNMACTLWRLTPQEALLGATAYGALALGLQADIGTLTVGKRADLALWNIARPADLAYAIGFNPCRAVVNGGVVRTPHLPG is encoded by the coding sequence ATGACTGAACTGCTGTTCACCAACGTCCACCTGGCGACGATGGAGGACGGCTACGGCGAGCTGCCGGATGCCGCGCTGGCCGTGAAGGATGGCCGCATCGCCTGGATCGGCAAGCGCGCCGACGCGCCGCCAGCCAGCCAGGTGCACGACTGCGGCGGCGCCTGGATGACGCCCGGCCTGGTCGACTGCCACACCCACGTGGTCCACGCCGGCAACCGCAGCAACGAATGGGAAGCGCGCCTGAACGGCGCCACCTATGAAGACATCGCGCGCCAGGGCGGCGGCATCATGTCCACCGTGCGCGCCACGCGCGAGGCCAGCGTCGAGCAACTGGTCGCGGCCAGCCTGCCGCGCGTGCGCGCCCTGCTGGCCGAGGGCGTGACCACGCTCGAGATCAAGTCGGGCTACGGCCTGGAATTGAAAGCCGAAGAACGCATGCTGCGCGCGGCGCGCCGCATCGGCGAACTGTTGCCGGTGCGGGTGGCCACCACCTTCCTCGGCGCGCACGCGCTGCCGCCCGAATTCGCCGGCCGCCAGGACGACTACGTGCTTGAGGTCTGCGAGCGCATGTTGCCCGCGCTGGCGGGGCAGGGCCTGGTCGATGCGGTGGACGCCTTCTGCGAACGCATCGGTTTCACGGCCGCCCAGACCGAACGCGTGTTCGAGGCGGCGCGCAAGCTCGACCTGCCGCTCAAGCTGCATGCAGAACAATTATCGGATCAGGGCGGGGCGGAACTCGTGGCGCGCTACGAGGGCCTGTCGGCCGACCACCTGGAACACCTGAGCCCGCAGGGCATCGCCGCGATGGCGGATGCCGGGACGGTGGCCGTGCTGCTGCCGGGCGCCTATTACTTCTTGCGCGAGACGGTGATGCCGCCGATCGCCGCGCTGCGCGAAGCGGGCGTGCCGATGGCGGTGGCCACCGACTGCAATCCCGGCACCTCGCCGATGACGTCCTTGCTGCTGGCAATGAATATGGCGTGCACCCTGTGGCGCCTCACGCCGCAGGAAGCCCTGCTTGGCGCGACCGCCTACGGCGCACTGGCCCTGGGCCTGCAGGCCGATATCGGCACGCTCACGGTCGGCAAGCGCGCCGACCTGGCGCTGTGGAATATCGCCCGGCCGGCCGACCTGGCGTATGCGATCGGCTTCAATCCCTGCCGGGCCGTGGTGAATGGCGGCGTCGTGCGCACCCCACATCTTCCCGGTTGA
- a CDS encoding GNAT family N-acetyltransferase: MSLTTTLSIRPAQPQDVAHIHAMIVELAVFEKLEHLVVATEALLHEGLFGAQPSCEAIVGEENGDVVTFALFFHNFSTFLTKKGLYLEDLYVKQSHRGKGYGTQMLQRLAQLAVERGCGRFEWSVLDWNEPAIQFYKAMGADVMPDWRICRVTGDSLAALAERR; this comes from the coding sequence ATGAGTCTGACTACCACCCTGTCCATCCGTCCCGCCCAGCCGCAGGACGTCGCCCACATCCACGCCATGATCGTGGAACTGGCCGTGTTCGAAAAACTCGAGCACCTGGTGGTCGCCACCGAAGCGCTGCTGCATGAAGGGCTGTTCGGCGCGCAGCCGTCGTGCGAGGCGATCGTCGGCGAAGAAAACGGCGATGTCGTCACCTTCGCCCTGTTCTTCCACAACTTCTCGACCTTCCTCACCAAAAAGGGTTTGTACCTGGAAGACCTGTATGTGAAGCAGTCGCACCGCGGCAAGGGTTACGGCACGCAGATGCTGCAACGCCTGGCGCAACTGGCGGTCGAGCGCGGGTGCGGGCGTTTCGAATGGTCGGTGCTGGACTGGAACGAGCCGGCGATCCAGTTCTATAAAGCAATGGGTGCGGACGTCATGCCGGACTGGCGCATCTGCCGCGTGACCGGCGACAGTCTGGCGGCCCTGGCGGAGCGCCGCTGA